TGTACCGGCCGCTTCCTGGCTCATCAAACCCAGCCCGGGCCAGGCCCCGGTCCCGGACCACCAGGAGGATGGCGGGGGAGATGGGGGCACAGTTCACCACAGGGTCCAGCACCCGAGGGTTGGGGTCGTCTGGGGCATTGTAAAGAAGGGCCACCAGGTCCAGGGGGCCGGTGTAGGCGAAGCGCAGGTACCCGGTAGCGGAGGCCACGTTGTAGCGATCAAACTCCCCCACGAACTCTATGGCCCCCACCCTGGTCCCGGAGGAAAAAACCTCGGGAACCAACCCTTGGCCCCTAGGGTTAGGGGTGAAGGGATCGGCGTAGAGGGCGACCCGGTCCTCGCTCAAGGCGTAGTTCTCCACCCTGAGGTAGAAGACCTGCCCCGCCTGGCCCCGGAAGTTGAGGCGGAGGCCGGGATCGGCGGTGATCTGGGGCCTTAGGCCCAAGGGGGTGAGCTCCGGCCGGGCCGCAAACCAGTTCCGGGCCACGCTCACCGCCTGGACCACGCCCCGGTCATCCAGGAGGACCAGGCGGAGGCGAGCCGTGAGCTGGAGATCTGCGGAAACCGCCGAAATCCGCACAGCCCCGTCCGAGACCAGGGGAATCCGATAGACGACCATCCCCGGCCGAAGCTCGCCCCCAGGAGCCCCCTGGGCCGGGGGCAAGACGGCCACCTGGTTTCCTCCCACGGGTAGATCCCCGCCCACAGGCGGGCCTCCCCCCAGGTTGCAAGCAACGAGGAATAGGGCGATAGGCCAAAGTCTCCAGCGCATAAGAACTCCCCAGGGACCAGCATAACCCCAAGGAGGGTGCTAGGGCTTGGGCTTTCCTTTAGCTACTCCAGCACCCCCAGGTAGGCGTAGAGGTCGGGCCCCCCCGGGAGGATCTCCACCGCTAGCCCAGGGAACCTTTGCGCCAGGGCCTCTACGGCCTCCTTGGGGGTGTTGGGCCCCAGGAAGAGCGTGAGGACCTCCTTGCCCTCCTGGCCCAGGTGGATGAGGCCCTCCAGGACCTCCTCCGGGGTCTCCCCCACCAGGACCAGCCTGCCGTCCAGGAGGCCGATGGGCTTGTCCTTGAGGATCTTGAGGCCTTCCACCTCGGCGTCGCGGCTGGCCCAGGTGACCTCGAGGGTCACCGCCCCCCGCATGGCCTCCTCCATCTCGGGAAGGAGTTCCTCAGGCTCCCGCTCAGGGGCATAGCGCACCGCTGCTGCCAGGCCCTGGCCCAGGGTACAGGTCCTGAGCACATGCACCTCCTTGCCCGCCTCCTTGGCCAACCTGGCCGCCTCCTCCGCCCCTAAGAAGACGTTGGGGTTGTTGGGCAGGAGGATCGCCTTGGGGTTAGGTAAGCTCCTAACAGCCGAGAGGAGGTCCTCCACGCTGGGGTTCTGGGTCTGCCCCCCGGCCACCACCCGGGCCCCCAGGCTGCGGAAGACCCGGGCCACCCCGTGCCCCGGGGCCACAGCCACCAGGCCCGTGGGGGGTGGGGTTTCCTGCAAAAGCCCCGCCATGGCCAGGATCTCCGTGTGCTGCTCGGTCATGTCCTCCACCTTGGTCCGCACCATGCGGCCAAAGCGGGCCACGGCGGAAAGAAGCCCGTCGGGATCGTCCGTGTGGATGTGCCCCTTCACGCAGCCCTCGGCCCCCACCACCAGGAGGGAGTCCCCAAAAGGGGCCACGGCCTCCCGGATCTTCTCTATGGGCACCTCCACCCCCTCCAGGAGGAACTCCGTGCAGTAGCCGAACTCCTCGGTGGCGAAGGCGGTCTGGGCGTAGCGCTCCACCCTTGGGGGCTCAGGGAGGGGTAGCCCTAGGGCGTAGCCCCGGATCCCCTCCAGGAGGCGCACGTACCCCGCGCCCCCCGCATCCACCACCCCGGCCTGCTTGAGGACGGGAAGGAGCTCTGGGGTCTTCGCCAAGGCCTCCTGGGCTGCCTTCAGAGCGTTCTCCAAAACGGCCTCCAGGGTGTCCCCCCTCGCCCCCTCCCCTGCCCTCCGGGCCACGGTGAGGATGGTCCCCTCCACGGGGCGCATGACCGCCCGGTAGCCAGCTTCCGCCCCCAGGCGCAGGGCCTCGGCCAGGGTTTGCGCGTCCAAAGCCCCCTTCTTGCGGATGGCCTGGGAGAAGCCCTTGAGGATCTGGGAGAGGATGACCCCGCTGTTCCCCCGGGCCCCGAGGAGGCTCCCGTAGGCGATGGCCCGGGCCACCTCGGCCATCCTCGAGGTGTCGGCCAGGTCCAGCTCCCGGCGGAGGGACTCTAGGGTAAGGTGCATGTTGGTTCCCGTGTCCCCGTCGGGCACGGGGTAGACGTTTAGGGCGTTCAGCTCCTCCACGTAGACGGCGAACCAGTCCGTGGCGTAGCGGAAGGCTTCGGCCAGCTCCCCGGGCCCCCAGCTAGCCACGCCCCACCCCCACCACGTGCACCCGCACCTGGGAGAGCTCCACCCCCGCCAACCTCTCCGCGGCGAAGGCCGCCCGCTCCGCCAAGGACTCCACCACCGTAGGGATGCGGACCCCCACGGCCACCACCACGTAAAAGTCCGCCTGGTACTTCCCGGGGGCGGTGGGGTCCGGGCGGACCACCACCCCCTCGCTGGCCTCCTGCCGCCCCAGGATGCGCACCACCTGGTCCTTGAGGCCCGCCGGGGCCATGCCCACCACCCCCGGCACCTCGTGGGCCGCCAGGGCCAGGAGGGCTGCCAGGGCGTTCTCCGTTACGGTCACGCGTCCTGTCATCCTACCTCCTCAGGGCTTCCTCAGGGGGAGTATAGGCCAGGCCAAAGGCCTCGGCCACCCCGGGGTGGGTGAGGAGGCCCCTATGGGTGTTCAGGCCCTTGAGGAGGGCCTCATCCTCCAAAAGGGCCCCCAAGCCCTTCTCCGCCAGCTTGAGCACGTAGGGTAGGGTCTGGTTGGTAAGGGCGAAGGTGGACGTCCTGGGCACGGCCCCGGGCATGTTGGCCACCCCGTAGTGGACCACCCCGTCCACCACATAGGTGGGCTCGGCGTGGGTGGTGGGGCGGATGGTCTCCACACACCCTCCCTGGTCCACGGCCACGTCCACGATCACCGCCCCCTCTTTCATGAGGGGGAGCATCTCCCGGGTCACCAGCTTGGGGGCCTTGGCCCCCGGGACCAGGACCGCCCCGATGAGGAGGTCGGCGTGCCCAATGCTCTTCTTGATGTTGGCCTCCGTGGCGGTGAGGGTCACCACCCGCCCCCCGAAGATGTCGTCCAGGTACTGGAGGCGCTTGTGGTTCACGTCCAGGATGGTGACCTGGGCCCCCATGCCCAGGGCGATCTTGGCGGCGTTGGTGCCCACAGTGCCGCCCCCCAGGATGACCACGCTGGCCGGGGCCACCCCCGGTACCCCCCCGAGGAGGATCCCCCGGCCCCCATGGGGCTTCTCCAGGAACTGGGCCCCCACCTGGGGGGCCATGCGCCCGGCCACCTCGCTCATGGGGATGAGGAGGGGAAGGGAGCCGTCAGCGAGCTGCACGGTCTCGTAGGCGATGCCGGTGACCCCGCTTTGCAACATGGCCTTGGTGAGGGTCCGGTCGGCGGCCAGGTGGAGGTAGGTGAAGAGGATCAGGCCCTCCCGCAGGAAGGGGTACTCCTCGGGCAGGGGCTCCTTCACCTTCACCACCATCTCCGCCTTCCAGGCCTCCTCCTGGCGCACCAGGATGGCCCCCGCCCGCTCGTACTCCACGTCGCTTAGGCCCGAACCTAGGCCCGCCCCCCGCTCCACCAAGACGGTGTGGCCCCGGCGGACCAGGCTCTCCACGCCCCCGGGGGTAAGGGCCACCCGGTTCTCCAGGGTCTTGGTCTCCTTGGGCACGCCGATCACCATGCTAGGCCTCCTTCACGAACACCCTCTTGATCTTCAGCTTGAACCCATCGCCCTCGGCGATGGCCAAAAGCCGCCTGCGGGAGTCTACCAGGGTCACGTAGCCCAGGGCGGGGATGGGGAGGGGTACCCCCTCCAAGACGCGCCTGGCCTCGGTGTGGGAGAGCTCCACCACGGGGAAGGGCAGGACGTCCACCTCGGGGATGGCCTTGTCCGGGGAAAGCTCGGAGAGCCTCACCGCCCGCTCCAGCCCCACTTTGCCGATGCGGGTGCGCACCAGGCCGGAGAGGAAGGCCTTGGTCTTCAGCCTTTCCCCCAGGTCCCGGGCAAAAGCGCGCACATAGGTGCCGGGGCCCACCACCAGGCGGATCACCGCGGTGGGGTAAGGCCCTGGGGGCTTGGGCAGCTCTACCCTCCTCCCCCCTTTTTCCGCCAGGCGCCAGCCCTTGGCGGAAGGGGCGATGGGGTGGGGGGTTGGCTCTGGATCTAGGGCCAGGAGTTCCACCTCCAGGTACCTCACCGGCCTAGGGCCAAGCTCCAGGGGCTTCCCCTCCCGAGCGGCCTCATAGGCCCGCTTCCCCCCCACCTTGATGGCCGAGTACAAGGGGGGCACCTGCTCCTTGACGTCCAGGAAGCTCGGGAGGAGGCTTTCCAAGTCCTTCCGGTCCAAGCGCACCGGGGCCTCCTCGCTGACGGGGCCCTCTGCGTCCAGGGTGGGGGTGGTGGCCCCAAAGGAGACCCAGGCGAGGTACTCCTTCTCCTCCCCCGAGAGGAAGGGGACCAGCTTGGTGCTCTCCTCGGAAACCAGAAGGAGAAGCCCCGTGGCCAGGGGGTCCAGCGTCCCCGTGTGCCCTACCCGGCGGGTGTTGAGGCGCTTTCTGGCCTCATCCACCGCATCGTGGGAGGTGAGGTGGAGGGGCTTGTCCACCGCGTAGAGGGCCATGCCTAGGGGATTCTATCACCCCCCTAGAATGAAGGGGTGGAGCTCCAAAGCCATTACCCTAGCCTGGGCTTCGCCTGGCCTCGGCCCGGGGTGCTGGAGGTCACCTTTAGGGGGGAAAGGCTGAACGCCATGAGCCCCGAGACCCACCGGGCCCTTTCCCAGGTGTGGCGGGACCTCGAGGAGGTGGAGGGGGTCCGGGCCGTGCTCCTCCGGGGAGAGGGCGGGGTCTTCTCCGCTGGAGGCTCCTTCGCCCTCATCGAGGAGATGCGCGCCTCCCCCGAGGCCTTGATGCGGGTCTACCGGGAGGCCCGGGACCTGGTCCTTAGGCCCTTAGACTTCCCCCGGCCCATCGTGGCCGCAGTGGAAGGGGTGGCGGTGGGCGCGGGGCTCGCCTTAGCCCTGGCGGCGGATGTGGCCGTGGTGGGCAAGGGGGCCAGGCTCCTGGACGGGCACCTGCGCCTGGGGGTGGCGGCGGGGGACCACGCCGTCCTCCTCTGGCCCCTCCTGGTGGGCATGGCCAAGGCCAAGTACCACCTCCTCCTCAATGAGCCCCTCACGGGGGAGGAGGCGGAGCGGCTGGGCCTGGTGGCCCTGGCGGTGGAGGACGGGGAGGTGTACGGGAGGGCCCTCGAGGTGGCGGAAAGGCTGGCCCAAGGCCCCAAAGAGGCCCTGGAGCACACCAAGCGGGCCCTGAACCACTGGTTCCGCGCCTTCCTTCCCCACTTTGAGCTCTCCTTGGCCCTGGAGTTCCTGGGCTTCTTTGGCAAGGAGCTGGAGGAAGGGCTAAAGGCCCTAAAGGAAAAGCGCCCCCCCGACTTTCCATGAAGGAGACCATGCGCCTACAAGCCTTCCTGGCCCGGGCCGGGGTGGCGAGCCGACGCAAGGCGGAGGAGCTGATCCTCAAGGGCCTGGTGCGGGTGAACGGGGAAGTGGCCCGCCTGGGGCAGAAGGTGGGGCCAGCCCACGTGGTGGAGGTGGCGGGGAAGCGGGTGGAGCTTCCCCAAGAACGGGTGGTCCTGGCCCTCCATAAGCCCAGAGGGTACACCACCACCCGCTCCGATCCCCACGCCAGGAGAACCGTCTATGAGCTCCTCCCGGAAATCCCCAGCCTCCAGGCGGTGGGGAGGCTAGACCGGGACTCCGAGGGCCTCCTCCTCTTTAGCAACGACGGGGAGCTCACCTTCCGCCTCACCCACCCCCGGTACGGGGTCAAGAAGGTCTACCGGGTCTGGACGGAAAGGGGAACCCTGCCCGAGGCGCTGTGCCGGAGGCTTTTGGGGGGGGTGGCCCTCGAGGACGGTCCCGCCCGGGCCCTGGCCTGCCGGCCCGCCCCTGGGGGGGCCCTCCTCACCCTGGGGGAGGGAAGGAAGCGGGAGGTGCGCAGGATGCTCAAGGCCTTGGGCTACCCGGTGAAGCGGCTAGTGCGCCTCCAGATAGGGCCCATCCGCCTGGGAAGCCTGCCCCCGGGAAGGTGGCGCAGGCTTTCCCCAGAGGAGGTTCAGGCCCTCCTCGAGGAAGTGGGGCTAGAATGAGGGGCATGTTCACCGCGGGAAACGGTCCCGTGCAGATCAGCGCCGAGGCCATCCAAAGGAGGGTGGCCGAGCTAGGGGAGGCTATCGCCCGGGACTACCAGGGGAAGACCCCCCACCTGGTCTGCGTCCTGAACGGGGCCTTCATCTTCATGGCCGACCTGGTGCGGGCCATCCCCCTCCCCCTCACCCTGGACTTCATCGCCATCAGCTCCTACGGGAACGCCTTTAGGTCCAGCGGGGAGGTGGAGCTTCTCAAGGACCTGCGCCTCCCCATCCACGGGCGGGACGTGATCGTGGTGGAGGACATCGTGGACACGGGCCTCACCCTCTCCTACCTCCTGGACTACCTGGAGGCCAGGAGGCCCGCCTCCATAAGGGTGGCTGCCCTTCTTTCCAAGCCCGCCCGGCGCCAGGTGGAGGTCCCCATCCACTACCTGGGCTTCGAGATCGCGGACGCCTACGTCTACGGCTACGGCCTGGACCGGGCCCAGTTTGACCGGAACCTTCCCTTCGTCACCTCCATCCGCCCGGAGGAAGAATGAAGCACCTGGACCTCATCACCGCCCTCTTCGCCACCGTCCTCCTGGTCTCCAACGTGGCCTCCACCAAGCTGGTGGTCCTGGGGCCCTTCACCTTTGACGGGGGCACCCTCCTCTTTCCCCTGGCCTACATCTTTGGGGACATCCTCACCGAGGTCTACGGCTACCGGCGGAGCCGGAGGGTCATCTGGATCGGCTTCCTCGCCCTCCTCCTCGCCACCCTCACCTTCCAAGGGGTGGCCGCCCTCCCCCCTCCCCAGGACCCAGAAAGCCGCCGCTTCGCCGAGGCCTTCGGCCTCCTCCTGGGCCTCACCCCCAGGATCGTCCTGGGAAGCCTCCTGGCCTACCTGGTGGGGGAGTTCGCCAACGCCTACGTCCTGGCCCGGCTCAAGGTGCGCACCGAGGGGCGCTTCTTCTGGCTTAGGGCCCTGGCCTCCACCCTGGTGGGCCAGGGACTGGACACCGCCATCTTCCTCCTCGTGGCCTTCTACGGGGTCTTCCCCAATGAGGTCCTCCTCCTGGTCTTCCTCTCCAACTACGCCTTCAAGGTAGGGGTGGAGGTCCTGATGCTCCCCGCCACCTATGGGGTGGTGGGCTTCCTGAAACGGACCGAGGGCGTGGACGCCTACGACCGGGATACCGACTTCAATCCCTTCCGGCTGGCATGAGGCAAAGCGGCATGAACCCCCTTTTCTCCCACACCATGGGCCTCGGCACCTGGGCCTGGGGGGACCGCCTTTTTTGGGGCTACGGCCGGGAGTACGGGGAGGAGGACCTCAGGAGGGCCTTCGCGGCGAGCCTACAAGCGGGGATCCGCCTCCTGGACACCGCGGAGTTCTACGGCTTTGGCCTTGCCGAGGAGCTTCTGGGGCGCTTCATGGCGGAAACGGGGCAGAGGCCCTACCTGGTGAGCAAGTTCTTCCCCTACCCCTGGCGGCTTTCCCGGAGGAGCCTGGTGGGGGCCCTCAAGGGGAGCCTGAAGCGGCTTGGGGTGGAGGCCCTGGACCTCTACCTCCTCCACTGGCCCTGGCCCCCCGTGCCCCTTAGGGTCTGGGCCGAGGCCCTGGCGGAGGCCTACGAGCGGGGCCTCGCCCGGGGGGTGGGGTTCTCCAACCTGAGCCTGGCCCAGCTGGAGGAGGCCAAGGGGGTGCTGGACCGCCACCGAGTTCCCCTCCTTACCCTGCAGGTGGAGTATAGCCTCCTGGTGCGGGACTGGGAGGCCCACCTCCCTGCTTTGCGCCGGGAGGGGATCGCCCTCATGGCCTATAGCCCCTTGGCCATGGGCTGGCTTTCCGGCAAGCTGGACCCGGAGAAGCCCCCCGGGGGCTACCGGGGGAGGAAGTACCGCCCCCTCCTCCCCAGGGTGAAGGCCCTCCTCCCCGTCCTAAAGGAGCTCGCCCAGGCCAAGGGCACCACCCCCGCCGCCCTCGCCCTCCGCTACCTGGTGGAGAAGGGAGCCCTCCCCATCCCCGGGGCCAAGAACGAGGCCCAGGTGCGGCAAAACGCCCTGGCCCTCGCCCTCCGCCTCACCCCGGAGGAGGTGGCCCGCCTCGAGGCGGCGTAAGCTTAGGGGGATGCCGGGAGTCGCCATCATCGGAGCGCAGTGGGGAGACGAGGGCAAGGGCAAGGTGGTGGACGCCCTGGCCCGGGAGGCGGACTACGTGGTCCGCTACCAGGGCGGGGCCAACGCCGGGCACACCGTGGTGGCCGAGGGGCGGGTCTTCAAGCTGAACCTCCTCCCCTCCGGGGTCATCCACCCCCACGCGGTGAACGTCCTGGCGGACGGGATGGTCCTTGACCCCTTCCGCTTCCAGGAGGAGCTGGAATCCCTGAAGAGGGAGGGCTTCCACCCCCAGGTCCTGGTCTCCGAGAGGGCCCACCTGGTCCTCCCCCACCACAAGCACGTGGAAAGCCGCCACAACTTCGTGGGCACCACGGGGAGGGGGATCGGCCCCGCCTACTCCGACCGGGCGAGAAGGGTGGGGATCCGGGCCGGGGACCTCCTGGACGAGGAGGTCCTGAGGGAGAGGGTGCGCCGCCTCCTCTTTGAGAAGCCTAACTCCACGAAGGAGGCGGGCTGGGACACGGAGGAGAAGGCCCTGGAGGACCTGGGGCGGATGCGGGCCATCCTCGAGCCCTACATCGCCGACACGGGAAGCCTCCTCCGGGAGGCGGTGAGGAAGGGGAAGCGCCTCCTCTTTGAGGGGGCCCAGGCCACCCTCCTGGACCTCAACTACGGCACCTACCCCTACGTGACCAGCTCCCATCCCACCGTGGGGGGCATCCTGGTGGGCACGGGGCTTTCCCACAAGGCCCTCACCAAGGTCTACGGGGTGACCAAGGCCTACGCCACCCGGGTGGGGGAAGGCCCCTTCCCCACGGAGCTCCACGGCCCCCTGGCCCACCACCTGCGTGAAAGGGGCGGGGAGTATGGGACCACCACGGGCAGGCCCCGCCGGGTGGGCTGGCTGGACCTGGTGGCCCTCCGGTATGCCTGCGAGGTGAACGGGTTTGACGGCCTCATCCTCACCAAGCTGGACGTGCTTTCCGGCCTGGAGAAGGTGAGGGTGGCCGTGGAGTACCTGGACGGGAGCCGCCCCGGGGAGGCCAGACCGGAGGCGGTGCGCTACCTGGAGCTCCCGGGCTGGGGGGACCTCGCCGGGGTGCGAAGGCGGGAGGACCTGCCGGAAAGCCTCCTCCGCTACCTGGAGCTGGTTGAGGAGCACACGGGCGTCCCCGTGGTGCTCTTCTCCACCAGCCCCAGGCGGGAGGACACCTTTGGGGCGGTAAGCTGGGTTTAGACTAGGGCTATGGCCCGGAAAGCCCCCCTCTATCAGGCCAGCTTTGAGGAGTTTTTGGCCCTCGAGGCCACCTCCCCCGAGCGCCACGAGTTCGTGGAGGGCCTGGTCTTCGCCATGGCCGGGGGAACGGACTACCACAACCGCCTGGTGGCCCGCATCCTCCTCGCCCTCCTGCCGGCGGCGGAAAGGGCAGGGTGTGAAGCCTTCGCCGAGGGCATGCTCCTCAAGGTGGAGGACGCGGCCTATTACCCGGATGTGTTCGTCACCTGCGAGGAGCCCTTAGAGGGGGCCCGGTACAAGAGGACCGCCTGCCTGGTGGTGGAGGTCCTCTCCCAGGGAACGGAGGCCATAGACCGAGGAGAGAAGCTCCACCGCTACCGCAAGCTCCCCGGGCTTCAGGCCTACGTCCTGGTCTCCCAGGAAGCCAAGCGGGTGGAGGTCTACCGCCGCCTGCCCGACGGTAGCTTTCGCTACGAGGTGGTGGAGGAGGGCCAGGTACCCCTTCCCTGTGTGGAAGCCTCCTTGGACCTGGAGGCCCTCTACCAGGGGCTTCCCGTCTAGCCCTTGAGGAAGGCCACGTACCGCTCCAGGAGGAGGTAGGCCTCCCCCGAGGCCAGAACCTCCAGGGCCAGGCGCACCCCCTCCTCCAGGGTGGGGACTTTCCCCGCGGCGTAAAACCCCGCCCCCGCCGCCAGGGCCACGGCCCCCCCTAGGGGCCCCTTCTCCCTCCCCTTGAGGACCCTTCGGGCAAGCTCGGCGTTCTCCTCGGGGGAGCCCCCCCTTAGGGCCTCGAGGGGGGCCCGCCCCAAGCCCACCGCCTCCGGGGTGAGGGCGTAAGCCCCCTTCCCCACCTCCACCACCTGGTTCTCCCCCAAGACCAGCTCGTCCGCCCCCTCCCCGTGGACCACGAGGCCCTTGGCCCCAAGCCTCCCTAGGGCCTCGGCCATGGGGGAAAGCCACCCAGGGCTAAAGACCCCCAGCACATACCGGTCCGCCCCGGCGGGGTTGGTGAGGGGGCCCAGGAGGTTGAAGACGGTGCGGATGCCCAGCTCCGCCCGCACCGGGGCCACGTGGCGCATGGCGGGGTGGAAGACCCGGGCGAAGAGGAAGCCGAAGCCCAGGGCCTCAATGGCCTCCCCCACCCTTTCGGGAGGGGCCTCGAGGTCCACCCCCAAAGCCTCCAAGAGGTCCGCGGAGCCCGCCTTGGAACTCGCCGCCCGGTTCCCGTGCTTGGCCACGGCCACCCCGCCCGCCGCCGCCACCAAGGCCCCCAGGGTGGAGAGGTTCAGGAGGCCCTTCCCATCCCCCCCGGTGCCCACGAGGTCCAGAAGGGGGCGCCGGCCCACCTTGAGGGGCCTCGCCGCCTCCCGCATGGCCCGGGCCATGGCGGCAATCTCGTGGGGCCTCTCCCCCCTTAAGGCCAGGGCGGTGAGGAGGCCCGCCGCCTTCACCGGGGAGACCTCCCCCCGCATCAGGGCCCCCATGAGCCCATAGGCCTCCTCCTCCCCCAGCACCTCGCCTAAAAGGGCCTTCTTCAGCGCCTCCATGGGTCCTCCAGGAAGTTCTTGAGGATGAGTTTACCGGCTTCCGTGAGGTAGCTTTCCGGGTGGAACTGGACCCCGTGGGTGGGGAAGTCCCGGTGGCGGAAGCCCATCACCGTCCGCCCCCCCGCCTCCTCCACCCAGGCGTTGACCCGAAGCTCCTCGGGCACCGCCTCCACCACCAAGGAGTGGTAGCGGGTGGCGGGGAAGGGGTTGGGCAGGCCCCGGAAGACCCCGGTGCCGTCGTGGTGGATGGCGCTCACCTTCCCGTGCATGACGACCGGGGCCAGCACCACCTTCCCCCCGAAGGCGGCCCCGATGGCCTGGTGCCCCAGGCAGACCCCCAGGATGGGGTAGCGGGGGGCGTAGCGCCCGATGAGGGGAAGGGAAAGCCCCGCCTCCAAGGGGGTGCAGGGCCCGGGGCTGATGAGGATGCGGTCCGGGTCCAAGGCCTCCACCTCCTCCAGGGCGAACCGGTCGTTCCGCCAGACCACGGGCCTCGCCCCCATCTCCCCCAGGTACTGGACCAGGTTGTAGGTGAAGCTGTCGTAGTTGTCTATCACCAAAACGGTCATAAACCCGCCTCCGCCATCTCCACCGCCTTGAGGAGGGCCCTCGCCTTGTTCAGGCACTCCTCGTACTCCCTCTCCGGCACCGAGTCCGCCACGATCCCCGCCCCCGCCTGGACGTGCATCCGCCCCCCAGCGATGACGAAGGTGCGCAGGGTGAGGGCCATGTCCATGGCCCCGTCGTAGGCCAGGTAGCCGAAGGCCCCCCCGTAGGGGCCCCTCCGGTGGGGCTCCAGCTCCTCGATGATCTCCATGGCCCGGATCTTGGGGGCCCCGGAGACGGTGCCCATGGGGAGGACGCTGGCCAGGGCGTCCAAGGGGGTCTTCCCCTCGGCCAGGACCCCTTCCACCGTGGAGACCAGGTGCATCACGTGGGAGTAGGGCTCCACGTGCAGGGGCTCGAGGACCCGCACCGTGCCGAAGGCGGCCACCCGGCCGATGTCGTTGCGGGAGAGGTCCAGGAGCATCACGTGCTCCGCCCGCTCCTTTTCGTCCTTTAGAAGCTCCTCGGCAAGCCTCCTGTCCTCCTCCTCGTCCCTCCCCCGGGGCCTGGTGCCCGCGATGGGCCGGGTCACCACCCTCCTCCCGTCCGAGCGCAGGAGGCTTTCCGGGCTGGCCGAGACCAGGACCACCTCCCCCAGGTCCAAGTAGCCCATGTAGGGGCTCGGGTTCACGCTCCTTAGGGCGCGGTAGAGGGCGAAGGGGTGGACGGTGAGGGGGGAGGAGAGCCTTAGGGAGAGGACCACCTGGAAGATGTCCCCAGCGCGGATGTAGCCGAGGGCCTTCCTGACCGCCTCCAGGTAGGCCTCCCGGCTCATGTCCGCCTGGAAGCTGGCCCTCCCCCCCGCCCGCTCCCCCGGCACCCCGGGGAGGGGGCCCTTGAGCCTCCCCTCCGCCCAGGCCAGGCGCGCCTCCGCCTCCTCCGCGCTTTGGGCCGGGGCCACCAGGTGGAGGAGGCTTTTGGTGTGGTCAAAGACCAGGACCACCTCCGGCTCCACGAAGAGGAGGTCGGGGAGAGAGAGGTCGTCGGGCTTGAGGCTAGGAAGTTTTTCGTAGTAACGGATGAGATCGTAGGCCGCGTACCCCACCACGCCCCCGAAGAAGGGGGGGAGGTCGGGGTGGCGCTCCAGGGGGGCGGAGACGGCTTCGTAGAGGGTGCGCAAGGGGTCTTGGGCCTTCACCTTCTCCCCGTTCACGGTGAAGACCCCGTCCTTAAGGCGGAAGGTGCGCCTCGCCCCCACCCCCACGATGGAGAAGCGGCTCTGCCGCCCCCTTTCCACCGATTCCAGGAGGAAGCTCACGGGGGCCTTTTCCGAAAGCTTCAGGTAGGCGGTCACCGGGGTTTCCAGGTCCGCGAGGAAGGTCCTGCGAAAGGGTCTTATGGGTTCCATGCCGCCCCCTAAAAGAACCCCCCGGGGCCTACCCCGGGGGAAAGACCGCCTCCCTCCCGGGGCCTAGCCGGGCCACCAGAAGGAGGTCGGGGTCATGCTCCCAGGATAGCCCAAGGGGGCCTCCTGGGTCTAGGGGGTCCTAAAACCGCTCGGCCACGGTCTTCATCTCCAGGAAGTGGAGGAGGTAGTCGGGGCCGCCCGCCTTGGTGTCGGTGCCGGAGAGGCCGAAGCCGCCAAAGGGCTGGACCCCCACCAGGGCCCCGGTGATCTTGCGGTTGAAGTAGAGGTTCCCCACGTGGAACTCCCGCCTCGCCCTCTCCAGG
The genomic region above belongs to Thermus sediminis and contains:
- a CDS encoding anthranilate synthase component II; protein product: MTVLVIDNYDSFTYNLVQYLGEMGARPVVWRNDRFALEEVEALDPDRILISPGPCTPLEAGLSLPLIGRYAPRYPILGVCLGHQAIGAAFGGKVVLAPVVMHGKVSAIHHDGTGVFRGLPNPFPATRYHSLVVEAVPEELRVNAWVEEAGGRTVMGFRHRDFPTHGVQFHPESYLTEAGKLILKNFLEDPWRR
- a CDS encoding adenylosuccinate synthase; the protein is MPGVAIIGAQWGDEGKGKVVDALAREADYVVRYQGGANAGHTVVAEGRVFKLNLLPSGVIHPHAVNVLADGMVLDPFRFQEELESLKREGFHPQVLVSERAHLVLPHHKHVESRHNFVGTTGRGIGPAYSDRARRVGIRAGDLLDEEVLRERVRRLLFEKPNSTKEAGWDTEEKALEDLGRMRAILEPYIADTGSLLREAVRKGKRLLFEGAQATLLDLNYGTYPYVTSSHPTVGGILVGTGLSHKALTKVYGVTKAYATRVGEGPFPTELHGPLAHHLRERGGEYGTTTGRPRRVGWLDLVALRYACEVNGFDGLILTKLDVLSGLEKVRVAVEYLDGSRPGEARPEAVRYLELPGWGDLAGVRRREDLPESLLRYLELVEEHTGVPVVLFSTSPRREDTFGAVSWV
- a CDS encoding aldo/keto reductase; amino-acid sequence: MNPLFSHTMGLGTWAWGDRLFWGYGREYGEEDLRRAFAASLQAGIRLLDTAEFYGFGLAEELLGRFMAETGQRPYLVSKFFPYPWRLSRRSLVGALKGSLKRLGVEALDLYLLHWPWPPVPLRVWAEALAEAYERGLARGVGFSNLSLAQLEEAKGVLDRHRVPLLTLQVEYSLLVRDWEAHLPALRREGIALMAYSPLAMGWLSGKLDPEKPPGGYRGRKYRPLLPRVKALLPVLKELAQAKGTTPAALALRYLVEKGALPIPGAKNEAQVRQNALALALRLTPEEVARLEAA
- a CDS encoding Uma2 family endonuclease, whose product is MARKAPLYQASFEEFLALEATSPERHEFVEGLVFAMAGGTDYHNRLVARILLALLPAAERAGCEAFAEGMLLKVEDAAYYPDVFVTCEEPLEGARYKRTACLVVEVLSQGTEAIDRGEKLHRYRKLPGLQAYVLVSQEAKRVEVYRRLPDGSFRYEVVEEGQVPLPCVEASLDLEALYQGLPV
- the trpD gene encoding anthranilate phosphoribosyltransferase, translated to MEALKKALLGEVLGEEEAYGLMGALMRGEVSPVKAAGLLTALALRGERPHEIAAMARAMREAARPLKVGRRPLLDLVGTGGDGKGLLNLSTLGALVAAAGGVAVAKHGNRAASSKAGSADLLEALGVDLEAPPERVGEAIEALGFGFLFARVFHPAMRHVAPVRAELGIRTVFNLLGPLTNPAGADRYVLGVFSPGWLSPMAEALGRLGAKGLVVHGEGADELVLGENQVVEVGKGAYALTPEAVGLGRAPLEALRGGSPEENAELARRVLKGREKGPLGGAVALAAGAGFYAAGKVPTLEEGVRLALEVLASGEAYLLLERYVAFLKG
- the trpE gene encoding anthranilate synthase component I, with the translated sequence MEPIRPFRRTFLADLETPVTAYLKLSEKAPVSFLLESVERGRQSRFSIVGVGARRTFRLKDGVFTVNGEKVKAQDPLRTLYEAVSAPLERHPDLPPFFGGVVGYAAYDLIRYYEKLPSLKPDDLSLPDLLFVEPEVVLVFDHTKSLLHLVAPAQSAEEAEARLAWAEGRLKGPLPGVPGERAGGRASFQADMSREAYLEAVRKALGYIRAGDIFQVVLSLRLSSPLTVHPFALYRALRSVNPSPYMGYLDLGEVVLVSASPESLLRSDGRRVVTRPIAGTRPRGRDEEEDRRLAEELLKDEKERAEHVMLLDLSRNDIGRVAAFGTVRVLEPLHVEPYSHVMHLVSTVEGVLAEGKTPLDALASVLPMGTVSGAPKIRAMEIIEELEPHRRGPYGGAFGYLAYDGAMDMALTLRTFVIAGGRMHVQAGAGIVADSVPEREYEECLNKARALLKAVEMAEAGL
- a CDS encoding queuosine precursor transporter translates to MKHLDLITALFATVLLVSNVASTKLVVLGPFTFDGGTLLFPLAYIFGDILTEVYGYRRSRRVIWIGFLALLLATLTFQGVAALPPPQDPESRRFAEAFGLLLGLTPRIVLGSLLAYLVGEFANAYVLARLKVRTEGRFFWLRALASTLVGQGLDTAIFLLVAFYGVFPNEVLLLVFLSNYAFKVGVEVLMLPATYGVVGFLKRTEGVDAYDRDTDFNPFRLA